From a region of the Pyxidicoccus xibeiensis genome:
- a CDS encoding prenyltransferase, giving the protein MTALRAWLQASRLPSQSYIALPLLLGQLVAVRLSGHPLDMATLVGVQLFGVLDQLFIVYANDWADQETDRRNRTATVFSGGSRVLVEGRLSARALGIAALVCAVGLLLVSVGLAVTRGVPLLVPLALVALALLWAYSYAPLRLSYRGGGELLQMVGVSGVLPLYGYLAQGGALGRFPWWLVACLLPTHLACAIATALPDEPSDRESRKLTLPARVGGERAAWVILALNALTLALAPLGLAAVGLRADAWLLLPALAAVGVVLTRPAPPGSRRMLLRVAAAIGATTAMVCLPLVGLALG; this is encoded by the coding sequence ATGACGGCCCTCCGGGCCTGGCTCCAGGCCTCGCGGCTGCCGTCGCAGTCCTATATCGCGCTGCCCTTGCTGCTCGGACAGCTGGTCGCGGTCCGCCTGTCGGGGCACCCGCTGGACATGGCAACGCTGGTCGGAGTGCAGCTCTTCGGCGTGCTGGACCAGCTCTTCATCGTCTACGCCAATGACTGGGCGGACCAGGAGACGGACCGCCGCAACCGGACGGCCACCGTGTTCTCCGGCGGCTCGCGGGTGCTGGTGGAGGGGCGACTCTCGGCGCGTGCGCTCGGCATCGCCGCGCTCGTCTGCGCGGTGGGACTGCTGCTGGTGTCGGTGGGGCTCGCGGTGACGCGTGGCGTGCCGCTGCTCGTGCCCCTGGCATTGGTGGCGCTGGCACTGCTGTGGGCCTACAGCTACGCGCCGTTGCGGCTCTCGTACCGGGGCGGGGGCGAGCTGCTGCAGATGGTGGGCGTCAGCGGCGTGCTCCCGCTCTATGGGTACCTCGCGCAGGGAGGAGCGCTCGGCCGCTTTCCCTGGTGGCTCGTCGCGTGCCTGCTGCCCACGCACCTGGCCTGTGCCATCGCCACCGCGCTGCCGGACGAGCCGTCCGACCGCGAGAGCCGGAAGCTCACCCTGCCCGCGCGCGTGGGCGGTGAGCGTGCCGCGTGGGTCATCCTGGCGCTGAATGCCCTGACGCTGGCGCTCGCGCCGCTCGGGCTGGCGGCGGTGGGCCTGCGCGCGGACGCGTGGCTGCTGCTGCCCGCGCTGGCGGCCGTAGGGGTGGTGCTGACACGTCCCGCTCCGCCCGGCTCGCGGCGCATGCTGCTGCGCGTGGCGGCGGCCATTGGCGCGACGACGGCCATGGTCTGCCTTCCCCTCGTCGGCCTCGCATTGGGCTGA
- a CDS encoding lycopene cyclase domain-containing protein — protein MRYEFLVLSLLFLVPGVSFWLTRPDLRPLMLRAAGTSLPFAATEWLFYPEYWTPRFLFGLADLIGFGIEDVLFVVGLGAFSSSSYAVVFRRTPVPQGLPVTRPWLRAAGAFTAALAVTGALLAAGVPILYAAVVAMVSVSTALLLARRDLAVPSLLGALLTALIYLGLCLVFAALVPGVFDRTWRPSLLFPGRLLGVPLDEVLYGLGAGFGATAVPMWAFGWRFMPLRQPPGLSTTPSTSP, from the coding sequence GTGCGGTACGAGTTCCTCGTCCTGTCACTGCTGTTCCTGGTGCCGGGAGTCAGCTTCTGGCTCACGCGCCCGGACCTGCGCCCCCTGATGTTGCGAGCCGCTGGAACCTCCCTGCCGTTCGCGGCGACGGAGTGGCTCTTCTATCCGGAGTACTGGACGCCCCGGTTCCTCTTCGGGCTCGCGGACCTCATCGGCTTCGGCATCGAGGACGTGCTGTTCGTCGTGGGGCTGGGGGCCTTCTCGTCATCGTCCTATGCGGTGGTGTTCCGCCGGACGCCCGTGCCCCAGGGCTTGCCCGTCACACGGCCCTGGCTCCGCGCCGCGGGAGCTTTCACTGCCGCCCTGGCGGTGACGGGCGCACTGCTCGCGGCGGGCGTGCCCATCCTCTATGCGGCGGTGGTGGCCATGGTGTCCGTCTCCACGGCCCTGCTGCTCGCGCGCCGTGATCTGGCGGTTCCCAGCCTGCTCGGAGCCCTGCTGACGGCCCTCATCTACCTGGGGCTGTGCCTCGTCTTCGCCGCGCTCGTGCCCGGAGTCTTCGACCGCACGTGGAGGCCCAGCCTGCTGTTTCCGGGCAGGCTCCTGGGCGTGCCGCTCGACGAGGTGCTGTACGGGCTGGGCGCGGGCTTCGGTGCCACGGCCGTCCCGATGTGGGCCTTTGGCTGGCGCTTCATGCCGCTGCGTCAGCCCCCAGGCCTGTCCACGACTCCGTCCACCAGCCCATAG
- a CDS encoding ClpP family protease — MAWWNPFKKTDAQTAPVSAAPRASTSKELEERLLRDRIIMLGTPIDDEIASRVVAQLLFLESESPTRSIRLYLNSPGGSVTAALAICDTMEFVRSDVSTTCVGQCSGIAALILALGARGQRFAMAGSHYLLTPLTGGSRPGDAAVMDRMRQTFAERLARATGQSVTQVLLDCEAERRMNAQEAKDYGLVDGVVDRPGG, encoded by the coding sequence ATGGCCTGGTGGAACCCCTTCAAGAAGACTGACGCGCAGACCGCTCCCGTGAGCGCCGCCCCGCGGGCCTCGACCTCGAAGGAGCTGGAAGAGCGCCTGCTCCGGGACCGCATCATCATGCTCGGCACCCCCATCGACGACGAGATAGCCAGCCGCGTCGTCGCGCAGCTGCTCTTCCTGGAGAGCGAGAGCCCCACGCGGAGCATCCGCCTCTACCTCAACTCCCCTGGCGGCTCGGTGACCGCGGCGCTCGCCATCTGCGACACGATGGAGTTCGTGAGGTCGGACGTGTCGACGACGTGCGTCGGCCAGTGCTCTGGAATCGCCGCGCTCATCCTCGCGCTCGGCGCGCGGGGCCAGCGCTTCGCCATGGCTGGCAGCCACTACCTCCTCACGCCCCTGACGGGCGGCAGCAGGCCGGGGGATGCGGCGGTCATGGACCGGATGCGCCAGACCTTCGCCGAGCGGCTGGCACGCGCCACGGGCCAGTCGGTCACCCAGGTGCTGCTGGACTGCGAGGCGGAGCGGCGCATGAACGCCCAGGAGGCCAAGGACTATGGGCTGGTGGACGGAGTCGTGGACAGGCCTGGGGGCTGA
- a CDS encoding replication-associated recombination protein A, which yields MSAGPDLFSASVDVNRFAPLAERMRPRKPDEFIGQAHLLGPGAPLRQLMERKAIVSSLFWGPPGVGKTTLARMLASSVEAEFVILSAVSDGIPRIREVVAEAERQRNQYSRRTVLFVDEIHRWAKNVQEQALPHVESGLLVLLGATTENVSFEVRPALISRCRVFQLKELTLADIQGALTRALDDAKRGLGARKLTVGEEALTLLAKGGAGDVRKALGALEFAASLTADGGEITPELAREAVGTSLSRHDKDGDEHFDLLSALQKSCRGSNAQGAIFWAAKLLQTGDVVSLWRRLKVIAVEDVGMAMPEAIGIVRACEESFHSIGMPEGRLFVAHAVVTLATAKKSNRAYQAMNAALEALEQHPNAAPPLHLRNAPTELMKELGHGQGYQPPWTFKDHYAPGQTYLPAPLERAVFYRPSKEGYEAEVHERMTHWWREDKAAKGE from the coding sequence ATGAGCGCAGGCCCCGACCTCTTCTCCGCTTCCGTCGATGTGAACCGCTTCGCGCCGCTGGCCGAGCGGATGCGCCCGCGCAAGCCCGATGAGTTCATCGGGCAGGCCCACCTGCTCGGCCCTGGCGCTCCGCTGCGCCAGCTCATGGAGCGCAAGGCCATCGTGTCGTCCCTGTTCTGGGGCCCGCCGGGCGTGGGCAAGACGACGCTGGCGCGCATGCTCGCCTCCAGCGTCGAGGCGGAGTTCGTCATCCTCTCCGCGGTGTCGGACGGCATCCCCCGCATCCGGGAAGTGGTGGCCGAGGCCGAGCGCCAGCGCAACCAGTACTCCCGGCGCACCGTCCTCTTCGTGGACGAAATCCACCGCTGGGCGAAGAACGTCCAGGAGCAGGCGCTGCCCCACGTGGAGAGCGGTCTGCTCGTCCTGCTGGGAGCCACTACGGAGAATGTCAGCTTCGAGGTGCGCCCCGCCCTCATCAGCCGGTGCCGCGTCTTCCAGCTCAAGGAGCTCACCCTGGCGGACATCCAGGGTGCGCTCACGCGGGCGCTCGACGACGCGAAGCGGGGGCTCGGGGCGCGGAAGCTGACGGTGGGCGAGGAGGCGCTGACCCTGCTGGCGAAGGGAGGCGCGGGCGACGTGCGCAAGGCGCTGGGCGCACTGGAGTTCGCGGCCAGCCTCACCGCCGACGGTGGGGAGATAACGCCCGAGCTGGCCCGCGAGGCGGTGGGTACCAGCCTGTCGCGCCACGACAAGGACGGGGACGAGCACTTCGACCTGCTGAGCGCGCTCCAGAAGTCGTGCCGGGGCTCCAACGCGCAGGGCGCCATCTTCTGGGCGGCGAAGCTGCTCCAGACGGGCGATGTGGTGTCGCTGTGGCGCCGGCTCAAGGTGATTGCGGTGGAGGACGTGGGCATGGCGATGCCCGAGGCCATCGGCATCGTCCGCGCCTGCGAGGAGAGCTTCCACTCCATCGGCATGCCGGAGGGGCGGCTCTTCGTGGCCCATGCCGTCGTCACGCTGGCGACGGCGAAGAAGAGCAACCGCGCCTACCAGGCGATGAACGCGGCGCTGGAAGCCCTGGAGCAGCACCCCAACGCGGCCCCGCCGCTGCACCTGCGCAACGCCCCCACGGAGCTGATGAAGGAGCTGGGACACGGGCAGGGTTACCAGCCGCCGTGGACCTTCAAGGACCACTACGCGCCCGGGCAGACGTACCTGCCCGCGCCGCTGGAGCGTGCCGTCTTCTACCGTCCGAGCAAGGAAGGCTACGAAGCGGAGGTCCACGAGCGGATGACGCACTGGTGGCGCGAGGACAAGGCCGCCAAGGGCGAGTAG
- a CDS encoding YigZ family protein: protein MDDKRYRIPAGLHRVEQDIEKSRFITTAAHAPTVEEAKAFIARVRDEFPDANHNCWAYVVGPPGSTAQVGMSDDGEPHGTAGRPMLTALLHGGVGDVAMVVTRYFGGTLLGKGGLVRAYTSGVQQALEGLPTTERVRKVRLAVELEYASIDGLRRLLPSYEVQVVSEEYAATVGYRLELPVSRVEDFKVALLDLTQGQVLIEAEEPEG, encoded by the coding sequence ATGGACGACAAGCGCTACCGCATCCCGGCGGGGCTCCACCGGGTGGAGCAGGACATCGAGAAGAGCCGCTTCATCACCACGGCCGCCCACGCGCCGACGGTGGAGGAGGCGAAGGCCTTCATCGCCCGCGTCCGCGACGAGTTCCCGGATGCGAACCACAACTGCTGGGCCTACGTCGTGGGGCCTCCGGGCTCCACGGCGCAGGTGGGCATGAGTGACGACGGCGAGCCCCACGGGACGGCGGGCCGGCCGATGCTGACGGCCCTGCTCCACGGCGGTGTCGGGGACGTGGCCATGGTCGTCACCCGCTACTTCGGGGGAACGCTGCTGGGGAAGGGCGGGCTGGTGCGGGCCTACACCTCGGGCGTCCAGCAGGCGCTGGAGGGCCTTCCCACCACGGAGCGTGTGCGGAAGGTCCGACTCGCCGTCGAGCTGGAGTACGCGAGCATCGACGGCCTGCGCCGGCTCCTGCCCTCATACGAGGTCCAGGTGGTGTCGGAGGAGTACGCGGCCACGGTGGGCTACCGCCTGGAGCTTCCCGTCAGCCGCGTGGAGGACTTCAAGGTGGCGCTCCTGGACCTGACCCAGGGACAGGTGCTCATCGAGGCGGAGGAGCCCGAAGGTTGA
- a CDS encoding TenA family transcriptional regulator produces the protein MGAPSVLRNLKLRHHITGLKAEWNALESPYLRALRDGSLAREAFIETQLQFFGAVSHFSRPMALLASRLPRPDQRLPLVENVFDEHGRGDLGHGHERTFLLLLERLGADLSRVRRSGTWPEVRAFNAALTGLAAFDPPLTGLAVFGVIEDLFSAISLELGRGIVSRGWLVASEVAHYPTHATLDEEHAEGFYLQLDGPYGEDARAAEEIEQGLALGGHLFLHLYDDLYRGRGRRG, from the coding sequence ATGGGTGCACCTTCCGTCCTCCGAAATCTGAAGCTGCGCCATCACATCACCGGACTGAAGGCGGAGTGGAATGCGCTGGAGTCGCCCTACCTGCGCGCGCTGAGGGACGGCTCGTTAGCGCGCGAGGCCTTCATCGAGACGCAGCTCCAGTTCTTTGGCGCCGTCTCGCACTTCTCCCGGCCCATGGCCCTGCTGGCGAGCCGCCTGCCCCGGCCCGACCAGCGGCTGCCCCTCGTGGAGAACGTCTTCGACGAGCACGGGCGCGGAGACCTGGGACACGGCCATGAGCGCACGTTCCTGCTGCTCCTGGAGCGGTTGGGCGCCGACCTGAGCCGTGTCCGCCGGAGCGGGACTTGGCCCGAGGTGCGCGCCTTCAACGCCGCGCTGACGGGCCTGGCCGCGTTCGACCCGCCGCTCACCGGGCTCGCGGTGTTCGGCGTCATCGAGGACCTCTTCAGCGCCATCTCGCTGGAGCTGGGGCGCGGCATCGTCTCGCGCGGGTGGCTCGTGGCCTCCGAGGTGGCGCACTACCCGACGCACGCGACGCTCGACGAGGAGCACGCGGAGGGCTTCTACCTGCAGCTCGACGGGCCCTACGGAGAGGACGCGCGAGCGGCGGAGGAAATCGAGCAGGGGCTCGCGCTGGGAGGGCACCTCTTCCTGCACCTCTATGACGACCTCTACCGGGGACGCGGGCGCCGCGGCTGA
- a CDS encoding GNAT family N-acetyltransferase, giving the protein MSGVRYVVVRPDSLGPYVERLRQLEQGILYPLADGADHFFIDHGPDYHPFFSSMGEAYFLLALRGDTLLGSVTGVARKAVRGRRSIDSLYICDLKVTASARGTGLARRLILQGLMHLFRIPALRRTRLLYGAAMRGARGDVMHTARGWNPLRMGRPASRLALYFVPPSRLAELDARGGPGLPPGEGLLLGPAPGRRLEGAGWCTTAGSKDLQRLSTRSPWPLVHLAAPPEAWPHGWAEYLRTCGEELVARGGDALACFSVDERLVGHTEWLRSAGLAPDSVCTVYSLDLSFPVEATAWVHLPSSEI; this is encoded by the coding sequence ATGAGCGGCGTGCGCTACGTGGTCGTCCGCCCCGACTCGCTCGGGCCCTATGTCGAGCGGCTGCGCCAGCTGGAGCAGGGCATCCTCTATCCGCTGGCGGATGGGGCGGACCACTTCTTCATCGACCACGGGCCCGACTACCACCCGTTCTTCTCGTCCATGGGCGAGGCGTACTTCCTGCTCGCCCTGCGCGGTGACACGCTGCTCGGCTCGGTGACCGGCGTCGCCCGGAAGGCCGTCCGGGGCCGCCGCTCCATCGACTCGCTCTACATCTGCGACCTCAAGGTGACGGCGTCCGCGCGCGGCACGGGGCTGGCGCGAAGGCTCATCCTCCAGGGGCTCATGCACCTCTTCCGCATTCCGGCCCTGCGCCGCACCCGGCTGCTGTACGGCGCCGCGATGCGAGGGGCGCGGGGTGATGTGATGCACACGGCGCGCGGCTGGAATCCGCTGCGGATGGGACGGCCCGCGAGCCGGCTGGCGCTCTACTTCGTCCCGCCCTCCCGGCTCGCGGAGCTGGACGCTCGGGGCGGGCCCGGGCTGCCACCGGGGGAGGGACTGCTCCTGGGGCCGGCGCCGGGGCGGAGGCTCGAAGGGGCGGGCTGGTGCACCACGGCCGGGAGCAAGGACCTCCAGCGACTGTCGACGCGCAGTCCCTGGCCGCTCGTGCACCTCGCGGCGCCGCCCGAGGCGTGGCCCCACGGCTGGGCGGAATACCTGCGCACCTGCGGTGAAGAGCTCGTGGCCCGGGGCGGGGACGCGCTCGCCTGCTTCAGCGTCGATGAGCGGCTGGTGGGCCACACGGAATGGTTGCGCAGCGCGGGCCTGGCCCCCGACTCGGTGTGCACCGTCTATTCTCTCGACCTCTCCTTCCCGGTAGAAGCGACAGCATGGGTGCACCTTCCGTCCTCCGAAATCTGA
- a CDS encoding DUF3419 family protein, which produces MSSTPYRLKFAVVREDPELELALVARTKARAVLTVASGGCTLLTLARRHPELDLVGFDFNPRQLAHVREKAQGLGRLPLERFSVGDADPAGLNQRGEFEGLFRTLRHFVEEFVAPASELAAFFAPATSAGERGALLSRWFGSPYWPVAFDLALAAPFLHAMFGPSATQHAEPGSYPGYFRSVFERGLRREDAPRNPFLQHVLLGRYLPEDAPEYLRADRPLTLSLVEGSLPDVPGLGRFDVVSLSNIFDWSDDTLVASWAALLSREARPGCAVLCRQLNNRRDLRRFFEPAFEFDDALGAELLGRDRSLFYERIEVGFRR; this is translated from the coding sequence GTGAGCTCAACGCCGTACCGACTGAAGTTCGCCGTCGTCCGCGAGGACCCCGAGCTGGAGCTGGCGCTCGTCGCACGCACGAAGGCGCGAGCCGTCCTCACCGTGGCCTCCGGAGGCTGCACCCTGCTCACCCTCGCCCGGCGTCACCCGGAGCTGGACCTGGTGGGCTTCGACTTCAACCCGCGCCAGCTCGCCCACGTGCGGGAGAAGGCACAGGGCCTGGGCCGTCTGCCGCTGGAGCGGTTCAGCGTAGGCGACGCGGACCCGGCCGGGCTGAACCAGCGGGGTGAGTTCGAGGGACTGTTCCGCACACTCCGTCACTTCGTCGAGGAGTTCGTCGCGCCGGCCTCCGAGCTCGCGGCCTTCTTCGCGCCGGCCACCTCCGCCGGGGAGCGCGGCGCGCTGCTGTCCCGCTGGTTCGGCTCGCCCTACTGGCCGGTGGCGTTCGACCTGGCGCTGGCGGCTCCGTTCCTTCACGCGATGTTCGGCCCGTCGGCGACGCAGCATGCGGAGCCCGGCTCGTACCCCGGCTACTTCCGGTCCGTCTTCGAGCGGGGGCTGCGGCGGGAGGACGCTCCGCGCAACCCGTTCCTCCAGCACGTGCTGCTCGGCAGGTACCTTCCAGAGGATGCCCCCGAGTACCTGCGCGCGGACCGCCCGCTGACGCTGTCGCTCGTCGAGGGCTCGCTCCCGGACGTCCCGGGGCTGGGGCGCTTCGACGTCGTCTCGCTCTCCAACATCTTCGACTGGTCGGACGACACGCTGGTCGCGAGCTGGGCCGCGCTGCTCTCCCGCGAGGCCCGGCCCGGCTGCGCGGTCCTCTGCCGGCAGCTCAACAACCGCCGGGACCTACGGCGCTTCTTCGAGCCCGCCTTCGAGTTCGACGACGCGCTCGGCGCGGAGCTGCTCGGGAGGGACCGCAGCCTCTTCTACGAGCGCATCGAAGTCGGATTCCGACGATGA
- a CDS encoding fatty acid desaturase family protein — MPLPTAPLTPSTLRALEQVDFRHVPRLVLFIAFYAVAAVLSVRLATGSSSAPEWLARVVLYVVAAASLHGISLFTHEAVHGSLSRRRWLNRLGGIACALPVLQNFAAYKVLHLRHHVDLGGGKDPDHYGNYTGRRWLELLMHIGRLLLGYPAYITMIPILGWKHGTSSERRWIALEVTLLAVGAALAAAFVPGTVLLHAWVIPMLVINTLVNIRGMSQHTFLPESNHPVRGSRTILSNPVTRFFMCNENYHLEHHLYPRVPWYNLPELHRTLRSELVAQGAPFIPSYFSFVRGVVSGSLMRELKRVTPDA; from the coding sequence ATGCCGCTTCCGACCGCTCCCCTCACTCCCTCCACGCTGCGTGCACTCGAACAAGTCGACTTCCGGCACGTTCCCCGGCTTGTCCTGTTCATCGCGTTCTACGCGGTCGCCGCGGTGCTCTCCGTCCGGCTCGCGACGGGTTCCTCCTCGGCACCGGAGTGGCTCGCACGCGTGGTGCTGTACGTCGTCGCCGCGGCGTCGCTCCACGGCATCAGCCTGTTCACCCACGAGGCCGTCCACGGCAGCCTGTCACGACGCCGCTGGCTCAACCGCCTGGGCGGTATCGCCTGCGCGCTCCCCGTGCTCCAGAACTTCGCGGCCTACAAGGTGCTGCACCTCCGGCACCATGTGGACCTGGGCGGAGGGAAGGACCCGGACCACTACGGCAACTACACCGGGCGGCGCTGGCTGGAGCTGCTGATGCATATCGGGCGGCTGCTGCTCGGCTACCCCGCGTACATCACCATGATTCCCATCCTCGGCTGGAAGCACGGGACGTCCTCCGAGCGCCGATGGATAGCGCTGGAGGTGACGCTGCTCGCGGTGGGCGCCGCGCTCGCGGCGGCCTTCGTGCCCGGGACGGTGCTGCTCCATGCGTGGGTGATTCCCATGCTCGTCATCAACACGCTCGTGAACATCCGGGGGATGAGCCAGCACACGTTCCTGCCGGAGAGCAACCACCCCGTCCGGGGCTCGCGCACCATCCTGTCCAACCCGGTGACGCGCTTCTTCATGTGCAACGAGAACTACCACCTGGAGCACCACCTGTATCCGCGCGTGCCCTGGTACAACCTCCCCGAGCTGCACCGGACGCTGCGCTCGGAGCTGGTGGCGCAGGGGGCTCCCTTCATCCCGTCCTATTTCTCGTTCGTGCGCGGCGTCGTCAGCGGCTCGCTCATGCGCGAGCTGAAGCGCGTCACGCCGGATGCCTGA
- a CDS encoding phosphatase PAP2 family protein, giving the protein MPERPYPHEALLAGFGVALSVALLVVAGLDAAITPRVLGATVLFIASVAVLARLDGLAHAFRVRLLLAYAATFFFYASVKHTIPALGLPARDGWLLAADVLVFGVTPSAWLQQWSTPWVNEVFSASYLAFHAYLHLAMAWAVVGPRARAERFFTYVFSAYVPGIAGYYLLPGLGPAVAFPELFTVPIEGGWLTRLNAAVVASGSSAFDIFPSLHTYITLVLLEHDRREHPRRFRALLPVAVAIILSTVVLRYHYAVDLVAGALWFIAFRAVLPRLQERWSRHGEGLSPSPG; this is encoded by the coding sequence ATGCCTGAGCGGCCGTATCCGCACGAGGCGCTGCTGGCCGGCTTCGGCGTGGCGCTCTCCGTGGCCCTGCTGGTCGTCGCGGGCCTCGACGCCGCCATCACTCCACGGGTGCTCGGGGCCACGGTCCTGTTCATCGCGAGCGTGGCGGTGCTCGCTCGCCTGGACGGGCTCGCCCACGCCTTCCGCGTGCGGCTGCTCCTGGCCTATGCCGCGACGTTCTTCTTCTACGCGTCCGTGAAGCACACCATCCCCGCCCTGGGGCTGCCGGCCCGGGACGGGTGGCTGCTCGCCGCCGATGTGCTCGTGTTCGGCGTCACGCCGTCGGCGTGGCTCCAGCAGTGGAGCACGCCGTGGGTGAACGAGGTGTTCAGCGCGAGCTACCTCGCGTTCCACGCGTACCTGCACCTCGCGATGGCGTGGGCAGTCGTGGGGCCCCGCGCGCGGGCGGAGCGCTTCTTCACCTACGTCTTCTCCGCGTATGTGCCGGGCATCGCCGGGTACTACCTGCTGCCGGGGCTCGGTCCGGCGGTAGCATTCCCGGAGCTCTTCACCGTGCCCATCGAGGGCGGGTGGCTCACCCGGCTGAACGCGGCCGTGGTGGCGAGCGGCTCCTCCGCGTTCGACATCTTCCCGAGCCTGCACACGTACATCACCCTCGTGCTGCTCGAACATGACCGGCGCGAGCACCCTCGCCGCTTCCGGGCGCTGCTGCCGGTGGCCGTGGCCATCATCCTGTCCACCGTGGTGCTGCGCTACCACTACGCCGTCGACCTGGTCGCGGGCGCTCTGTGGTTCATCGCCTTCCGCGCCGTGCTCCCGCGGCTCCAGGAGCGCTGGAGCCGCCACGGCGAGGGGCTTTCACCCTCGCCAGGCTGA
- a CDS encoding prolyl hydroxylase family protein, giving the protein MMPFLPNPDDELGTHNPLLLTVDNLLSAEECRAMIERIEQEGPTAAPITTSAGFVMRPDIRNNTRVMFDDVPLATTLFERIAPHLPRRLEGKWEVCGANERLRCYRYEAGQYFAPHFDGAFVRNHNERSLLTFIVYLNDCPHGGATNFFALEQSVKPRMGTALLFNHHLFHEGAIVTEGLKYALRTDVMYRRVGA; this is encoded by the coding sequence ATGATGCCCTTCCTTCCGAATCCCGATGATGAGCTCGGCACGCACAACCCGCTCCTCCTCACCGTCGACAACCTGCTCAGCGCCGAGGAGTGCCGCGCGATGATTGAGCGAATCGAGCAGGAAGGACCGACGGCGGCGCCCATCACCACGTCGGCCGGGTTCGTCATGCGTCCCGACATCCGCAACAACACCCGGGTGATGTTCGACGACGTCCCGCTGGCGACAACGCTGTTCGAGCGCATCGCGCCACACCTGCCGCGCCGGCTCGAGGGCAAGTGGGAGGTGTGCGGAGCGAACGAGCGCCTGCGCTGCTATCGCTATGAGGCGGGTCAGTACTTCGCTCCGCACTTCGATGGCGCCTTCGTGCGCAACCACAATGAACGGAGCCTGCTCACCTTCATCGTCTACTTGAATGACTGCCCGCATGGCGGCGCGACGAACTTCTTCGCGCTCGAGCAGTCCGTGAAACCCCGCATGGGCACCGCCCTGCTCTTCAACCACCATCTGTTCCACGAAGGCGCGATCGTCACCGAAGGACTCAAGTATGCGCTTCGCACCGACGTCATGTATCGGCGTGTGGGGGCGTGA
- a CDS encoding MFS transporter — protein sequence MSAASSEAGAGEQGMGAMKLLWRNKAFRSLWSARVISFTGDSLSLVALMLHVAGTTGQALAVSLLLLVGDFAPALLGPVTGAISDRFDLKRVMIACELIQGALLLVIALTLPPLPVLLALVGLRAVAGQVFQPASRAAVPALVQGRDLETANSTLGFGTNAAEALGPFLAAAMFPFIGVRGVLLVDAVSFLVSAVVLAFVPPLPPVASGEEGAPTSFLQQAKQGLGYIWSAPAVRVIALGFCAVVAFNGVDDVALVVLAKETFRAGDSAVGLLLGSVGVGLVLGYALLARYGARASMPVLLIAGFAVSSLGNLLTGLAWAVSAALAMQAVRGVGIAAMDVATNTLIQRVVPPGMLGRVFGNLYGAIGVAAALSYVGGGLLLDATSAPVTLMVAGAGGTLATLVVAFALPAALRRSTMS from the coding sequence ATGTCCGCCGCCAGCAGTGAAGCAGGGGCCGGGGAGCAGGGGATGGGTGCGATGAAGCTCCTGTGGCGCAACAAGGCGTTCCGCTCCCTGTGGTCCGCGCGGGTCATCTCCTTCACGGGGGACTCGCTCAGCCTGGTGGCGCTGATGCTCCATGTGGCTGGCACCACCGGCCAGGCGCTCGCGGTGTCGCTGCTGCTGCTCGTGGGGGACTTCGCTCCCGCGCTGCTGGGCCCCGTCACCGGAGCCATCAGCGACCGGTTCGACCTGAAGCGGGTGATGATTGCCTGCGAGCTCATCCAGGGCGCGCTGCTGCTCGTCATCGCGCTCACGCTGCCGCCGCTGCCGGTGTTGCTGGCGCTGGTGGGCCTGCGCGCCGTCGCGGGCCAGGTGTTCCAGCCCGCGTCCCGGGCGGCGGTGCCGGCGCTGGTGCAGGGGCGCGACCTGGAGACGGCGAACTCCACCCTCGGCTTCGGGACCAACGCTGCCGAGGCCCTGGGGCCCTTCCTCGCGGCGGCGATGTTCCCCTTCATCGGTGTCCGGGGCGTGCTGCTCGTGGATGCCGTCTCGTTCCTCGTCTCGGCGGTGGTGCTGGCCTTCGTGCCGCCGCTGCCGCCAGTCGCTTCCGGAGAGGAGGGCGCACCCACGTCCTTCTTGCAGCAGGCGAAGCAGGGGCTGGGCTACATCTGGTCGGCGCCCGCGGTCCGCGTCATCGCCCTGGGCTTCTGCGCCGTCGTCGCGTTCAACGGAGTGGACGACGTGGCGCTGGTGGTCCTCGCGAAGGAGACCTTTCGCGCGGGCGACTCGGCGGTGGGGCTGCTGCTGGGCTCCGTCGGGGTGGGGCTGGTGCTGGGCTATGCGCTGCTCGCGCGCTACGGCGCACGCGCGTCGATGCCGGTGCTGCTCATTGCCGGGTTCGCCGTGAGCAGCCTGGGCAACCTGCTCACCGGGCTGGCCTGGGCCGTCTCCGCCGCGCTCGCGATGCAGGCGGTGCGCGGCGTCGGAATCGCGGCGATGGACGTGGCCACCAACACGCTCATCCAGCGCGTGGTGCCGCCGGGGATGCTCGGCCGCGTCTTCGGCAACCTGTATGGCGCCATTGGCGTGGCCGCGGCCCTGTCCTACGTCGGCGGCGGCCTGTTGCTGGATGCCACGTCGGCCCCGGTGACACTGATGGTGGCCGGGGCCGGGGGGACGCTGGCCACGCTGGTGGTGGCGTTCGCCCTGCCGGCCGCGCTGCGCAGGAGCACGATGTCATGA